GTCTCCACCCTGTGCGCTGGCGACGATGGTGCTGGGCTTTGGCACCTCACTGGGCTGGATGGTATATGGCGCCGTCACTGGCAAATTACAGGACCCAGCTTTTCTACAGCCGATGTATCCCGGGCTGGCGGTGGCGGTGGTGATATACACGGTGGGATGGATCGGGACAGTGCGAAAACTTGCTTCTGGTATACCTGATTCGGTATCATAGAATTGGAAAAAAACTCTGCATCACGCCGTAATCGGCAGGAGGGAAAAGAGTCTCTACGAACTGCATGAGCAGCTTCACTTCGCTGACCGGCGCGCAGACATTGCAGCGCCCGAAGACACAATTGCGTGTAACCGACAATCTGGACGAGTTGCTGGCGGTGTTGCCACCGCAGGTTCGACGCGCCCTCGAGCAGGAACCGAGTCTGGAGGACCTGCTGGAGGTCATTCTGGACCTCGGGCGGGAGCCGCAGGCGCGTTTTCCTGATCGCACCTTGCAGCTCAGCAATATGGAGGTGACCGAGGCGGACATCGACTACGTAGTGCAGCGCGTGGGCGCGTTCGGCAAGGACAACCGCGCAGGTATCGAGCGTACCCTCCACCGCATCTCCGCTATCCGCAACCGGCAGGGGCGTATCATCGGCTTGACCTGTCGCGTGGGGCGAGCGGTTTTCGGCACTATCGACATCATTCAGGACGTGATTGAGCGCGGCAAGAGCGTTTTGATGCTCGGACGTCCCGGCATCGGCAAGACCACCAAGCTGCGCGAAATCGCGCGCGTGCTCGCCGATGAGTTCAACAAGCGCGTGGTGATTGTGGATACTTCCAACGAAATCGCCGGTGACGGCGACATCCCGCACCCCGCCATCGGCATGGCGCGACGGATGCAGGTGGCTTCGCCCGAACTGCAGCACGCGGTGATGATTGAGGCGGTAGAAAACCACATGCCGGAGGTCATCGTTATTGACGAAATCGGCACGGAGGCGGAGGCGTTTGCGGCGCGCACCATCGCCGAGCGCGGTGTGCAGCTCATCGGCACGGCGCACGGCAACTCGCTGGAGAATCTGTTGATGAACCCCACCCTGTGCGACCTGGTGGGAGGCATTCAGGCGGTCACCCTCTCCGACGAGGAGGCTCGCCGCCGCGGTACGCAGAAGACCGTACTGGAGCGCAAAGCGCCGCCCACCTTCGACATCATCATCGAGATGATTGAGAAGGACAAGCTGGCGATTCACCACGACGTAGCGAGCACCGTAGACCGCATCCTGCGTGGCGAGACACCTCGCCCCGAAGTGCGTGTACGCCTGCCCGATGGCACGATTCAGGTGGTGCAGGCGGGAGACGCTCCCGAACCGGCGCGGGAAACGGGAACACTGGTCGTTCGCTCCAGTACGCCCAGAGAGCGCAAGCAGTTGCCCGCCACCGTGCGCATCTTTCCGTACGGAGTGAGCCGTAACCGCCTGGAACGCGCCATCCGCGAGCTGCGCGTGCCCGCGTATATCGTGCGCGACGTACAGCAGGCGGACGTGGTGATTGCGCTCAAGGCGAATGCCCGCCGCGAACCCACGCGCATGAAGGAAGTATCGGCAAGAGGGCTACCGGTGTATGTGGTGAAGAGCAACACCTACGCGCAGATTGCCGGTAGCGTGCAGGACATCTTCGCGATGCGCCCGCCGGAGGGCTGGGAGGAACCGGAGCCTGTGCTCGACCCGACGGAAGCCGCCCTGCTGGAGACGGAGGCAGCCATTCAAGAGGTGTTGCGCACCTCCATGCCGGTAGACCTCTCTCCGCAGAACAGCTATATCCGTCGGCTACAGCACCAGCTGGTGGAGAAGTACCGGCTGGTGTCGGAGAGTGTAGGAGTAGAGCCGAACCGTCGCGTGCGCATCTCGCCGCCGACATAATGAGCGCACTGTTTATCACCTTTGAGGGTATCGAAGGGGCGGGCAAGACCACTCTTGCCCGCTGGCTTTCCGAGCGTCTGCTGCAAGAAGGTATCCCTAACTGGTTGACGCATGAACCATGGGAGCCACGCCTGCGACAGGTGTTACTGGAACACAGTGACCTGCAGCGCGAAGAGGAGCTTCTGCTGTTTCTTGCCGACCGCGCCATCCACACCCGCCACATCCGCCAGACTCTCGCCGAAGGAAAGAAGGTCATCTGTGACCGCTACGCCGATTCCACACTGGTCTATCAGGGCTACGCACGCGGGTTAGATGTCGAGTGGGTCAGGCAGCTCAACCGCTTCGCCACCGGTGGTTTGCAACCGATTCGTACCTACCTGTTGGACCTGCCGGTGGAGATCGGTTTACGACGCCAGCGCGAGCGCAACCGCATCGGTGCGGAAGAGATAGCCTTTCACGAAAGGGTGCGCGAGGGATTTCTCACGGAAGCGAGGCGGGAGCCTCAACGCTATCTGGTTCTGGATGCCATGCGACCGCTGGAGGAGCTGCAAGGGATAATCTGGGAGGATGTAAGCGGGTTGCTTGTTTGAACCCTGCGCAACACTTCCTGTATAATAGAGGCGTCCGCAAGGCAGGAGGGAAGGACAATGAAACTGGTCATCGCTGTCGTGCATGACCGCGACAAGAACAAGATTTCGGACGCGCTGCTGCGCAACGGTTTCAAGTTCACCAAGGTGGCGAGCACCGGTGGGTTCCTGCGCGAGGGCAATGTGACGCTTTTCATCGGTGTAGAGGATGAAGACCTCGATCAGGTGCTCCGCCTTATCGGTGAGAGTTGCAAAACGCGCGAGCAGTATGTAAACGTGCTCCCGCCCGACGCCGCACCAGTGGGTGCCTTCGTGCCCAATCCGGTGAAGGTGCTGGTAGGTGGCGCCATCGTCTTCGTGGTGAACGTGGAACGGTTTGAGCGCTTCTAGGATGTCGCCCCGGGAGTTCTGCCACAATCTCCAAATTCCGGAGACCTGTGCCCCGCTGATAGAGCAGGCGCTAACCCATCGCTCTGCGCTGGCGGATGGCGCTGCAGCAAGCAACGAGCGTTTGGAGTTTCTCGGCGATGCAGTGCTGGGACTGATCGTTACCGAATACCTATACACCCTTTTCCCCGACTGTGCCGAAGGTGATCTATCGCGTGCTCGTGCGCTGGTGGTGAGCCGGCGTACGCTGGCTCAGGTGGCGAAACAGCTCGGTGTGGACAACATGTTGCGCCTCAGCGCAGGCGAGGAGGCACAGGGCGGTCGCCAGCGCAGCAGCATCCTCGCGGATGCTGTGGAGGCACTGATTGCGGCGGTATACTTGCAGGCAGGCATAGAAGAAGCCAGGCGGTTCGTGTGGCGTGTGCTCGGCGACATGATCCGCAAAGCGCCGGACGCCTCTCGCGCACACGACTACAAATCGCGGTTACAGGAAAAAACACACGCCCTGCTGCGCCAAACTCCCGAGTACGAGGTCATCTCCGAAACGGGGGCAGACCACGACAAGACCTTCTGCGTGCAGGTGCGTTTAGGCGAGGTGATTTTGGGCACAGGATCGGGCAAAAGCAAAAAGGAGGCGGAGCAGGCAGCGGCGCGAGAGGCGCTAGAGAAGATAGAAACTGCCGAACGCCGCCGATCACTGTATTGACACATTGGCAGCACTGTTCTATAATATCCCCAAGCGACAAACTTCAACGGAAAGGAGCCTGAGAAACCATGTCTCGTCGTGCATTTACCCTGATCGAGCTGCTCGTGGTTATCGCGATTATCGCGATACTAGCAGCGATCCTCTTCCCCGTCTTCGCGCAGGCGCGCGAAAAGGCGCGACAGTCCAACTGCATCTCCAACGTGAAGCAGATTCTGCTAGGCGCGCTGATGTACACGCAGGACTACGATGAGAAGTTCCACCGACTGCTGGTGTGGAACCCCACCTGCTTCACCAACCCCGGCGCGTGTTCTTCCGGATGCCCTGCTCGGTGCTGGAACAACGACCCCAACGGCCCCGACCAGACCATCGGTCCCGAGGATATGTTGAACCCGTACATCAAGAACACTGGTATTTGGGGTTGCCCCAGCGACGGCATCCCACGCGACGACTGCACCGGTCCGAACGGTACCTGGTACAAAATCAGCTACTCGTTCACTCACTTCCAGCCGGGTACCTGGGAGAACACCGCTACCTTTGGGGTATGCGCCTACTATCCCATCAGTACGGCAGCAGGCGCCGCCAGCGCAGAGTCCAAAACGCAGTCGGAGATTGGACGACCGGGCGAAACCGCTATCATGTACGAGCTGTGGACGACGGTGAGCTACGGGCGCAACTTCACGCACTGGCGCTGGGACAACCGCAATATCGCTGATCCTGCCTGGCCCGAAGCCCCCAGCTACCTGACGGTCAACTGGTGTGGACAGGGGGATGGACGTTTTGCAATGGGCAACCATAATAAGCTTATGACGCTTGGCTGGGCAGATGGTCACGCGAAGGCGATGCGACGCAGCCAGATTATGTACTGGCCCTGGAACGATCAGGCAGTCGCCGAGCGGCGCTTTAACTATCTGCACTGGAACGAAGCGTTCAAACCCTGAGGAGTGCAAAAACCATGTCTAAAGTACCAGCCAACTCCAACAAGACCCTTATCTGGGTGATTATCGCGGTGGTCGCTATTGCCATCGCCGCGTTCTCCGCGTACAAGTCGTTCATCCAGCCCCAGCAGGGCAAGAATGTCGGCTTTGTGGACATGTTCCCCGGCGGCAAGGCTGGCTTGATGAAAGGCGGTGAGTCGGCAGAGACGCAAGGCGGCGCGCCTGCAGACATGCGTTGAGCGAAACCGCCACACGCTGTCGCCACGAGAAAGCGGAGGGACCTGCTGAAGTTACCCCTGTAAGCAGGTTCCTCCTGCTTTTTGCCCTCTTCACAAAAGCCCCGTTTTAGCCAACATACTTATTGACACCCTTTTGCATGATTTCACAAGGAGGTCGGGTAGATGTTCGTGCTGATTGGGCTGGCGGTGGTGTTCGGCTCCATTCTGGTGGGCTATACCATGCACGGAGGCAAGGTGGCAGCGCTCATCCAGATTTCGGAGTTCATCATCATCGGCGGCGCGGCGTTTGGTGGCGTGATTATTGGCAATGGCATCTCCGGGGTGCAAACGCTGATCAAAGCGGTACTGGGGTTGTTAAAACCGCCCCCGGTGAGCAAAGACAGCTACATGGAGCTGTTACAGATGCTGTTTGCACTCTTTACGCTGGCACGAAAAGAAGGGTTGCTTGCGCTAGAGCGGCATGTGGAAAGTCCCGAATCGAGCGAACTATTTGCCCAGTATCCGGGCATCCTGGCGAACCACCATGCTCTGGAGTTTCTATGTGATACCGTGAAGGTGATCCTCACGGGCGCGGTGGGGCATTACGAACTCTCCGACCTGATGGAAATAGACCTGGAGACACACAAAGAGGAGGCACTGAAGCCCGCGAACATGCTCGCAAAGACAGGTGACGCTATGCCGGGCTTCGGTATTGTGGCGGCGGTGCTGGGTGTGGTCATTACCATGCAGGCGATTAACGGTCCCCCAGAACAGATTGGTCACAAAGTGGCAGCGGCTCTGGTAGGCACCTTCCTTGGCGTTTTAATGGCGTATGGTATCTTCCAGCCGCTGTCGCAGGCGGTGGAGGGGCGCGTGCACGCGGAGGAGGAGTATCTGCAGTGCATCCGCCATGCGCTGCTATCGTTTGCACGTGGCGAATCGCCCATTACCTGTGTGGAGTTCGCCCGTCGGCAGATACCTCCAGCCTATCGCCCCAGCTTCCGCGAGATGGAGGAGAGCGTGAAGGGCACTGGTCGGCAAGCGGCGGCGGCATAGGAGGTGAGGTATGGCAGGCAACGAAAAAGGCGGCGATATCCGCATTGTCAAGAAAAAGCATGGTGGGCATGGTCATCATGGCGGCGCGTGGAAGGTAGCCTACGCCGACTTCGTGACCGCCATGATGGCGTTCTTTCTGGTGATGTGGATTATCGGGCTGAGCAAAGACATCAAGGAAGCCATCGCGGCATATTTCAAGGATCCTGTAGGCTTCATGAAGGCAGTGAGCGAGGGGAAGCTGGCGTTCAGTGTTTCCCCGGATGGCGGCGCCGCGAAAGCAGCCGAGAAAGAGCTGCCTGCGCCGGACGAAGCCTCCGAGAAGCAGCGTATGGAGCAGGCAAAGAAAGAGATAGAAAAAGTGATGGAGGGCGTGCCTGAATTCAAGCACCTGAAGCCATACGTGCAGATACAGATTGTGGACGAAGGGCTTCGGATCGAGTTAATGGAAAGCTCACAATCGGTGTTTTTCATGACGGGCAGCGCAGAGGTTAACCCCCCCGCCCGCCAGTTGCTCAGCCGCATCGCCAAATACCTTGCCAAACTGCCCAACCGGATTATTATCGAGGGGCATACCGATAGCCGTCCCTTTTCACGCGGAGGGATGACCAACTGGGAGCTTTCGGTAAACCGGGCAAACAGTGCACGGCGTATTCTGGAGGCGAGCGGTTTGCGCAAAGGACAGATTTACGAAGTGCGCGGTTACGCCGACAACAAGCTGCGCGTGCCCAACGACCCATATCACTACTCCAACCGCCGCATCAGCCTGCTCATTGCGTACAGCAAGCAGCTGAGGTGATATTTGGGTATTCTTGCGATGAGGGTGTTCGAGAATTGTTGAGAAGTTGGTTGTAGCGCAAGGAGAGAGGCGTTCTTGCTATCCCTGCCTTACCTCACCCCCGTCCCCTCTCCTACGAGGAGAGGGGCGTTCCCCCTTCCCTTGCAGGGAAGGGGGCAAGGGGGTTAGGTTATCTATCCATTCAACCAGCAATTTCGAACACCCTCTCTTGCGATTGACTCTGCTCTCCGACGGGTGCTATAATACCTTTACTGGACAAGCGTCCGGGCATGCCTGCCAGCGTTTGCAACCTGGTATTCGGAATGGAGGTTCATCAGTGGACGTTCGTGGCTCACGGCGTATTTTACCCTGGTTTACGGTGGCATTGCTCGCTTTTGGCACAGGATGGTGGCTGCGTCAGCAGTTGGCTACCCTGCCGGTAGCGAACGCAAACCCACGTGCGCGCGTGACTTCGCTGCAAGAGTATTCCCCCAAGCAAGCCGATTTCGCAAAGATTGTTCCCAAGGACGATCCTTCCCCGGTTAGCATGGACCTAATGCAGCTTTTCTATAGTGTATTCAAGTATGTGGAAAAGCAGCATGTGGACTACACGCCGGAGCAGGCGAAGCCGATGGCATACGGCGCGGTGCGGGCGATGCTTCAGTCGCTCAATGACCCCAACACCCGCTTCTTAGAGCCAGAGGAGGCGCGGCTGCTTCAGGAAGCGGCGAAGGGCACTTATTACGGCATCGGCGCGGCGCTAACCGTTACGCGTAAGGTGACGCAGGACGTGGAAAGACGCGAGCTGACGGTGATTGCGCCTCTACCGGGCAGCCCCGCGGAGAAAGCAGGCTTGCAGCCGGGCGACGTGATTACCGAGATCGACGGCAGATGGGTTATCGCATACGACCCCTTCCGGCAGGTGCAACGGTCAGGCGTACGGGGCAGCGAGTTGGTAAAGGCACTGGAGGAAGCTCGCAAGCGAGTGATAGCAGGTCTGGATTTGCGCAAAGCGCTGAACGCATTAACCAACAAGGACCAGGGAACGATGACGCTTACCGTCCGTCGTGGCAACGCGACCATCAAGGTGAAGGTAACACCTGGCGTGCTGACGGTGGAGCCTGTTACCTACCGGTTGATGCCGGGCGGATTAGGGTATCTGCGCATCGTACAATTCAATACGCGAACATCGGAGAGCCTTAAGCGTGCGCTGGCAGGGTTGGGCAATAACCTGAGCGGACTGGTGGTAGACCTGCGCAACAACCCTGGTGGTTCGCTGGAGGCGGCATCGCAGGCGGCGGCAATGCTGGTGAAAAGCCCGACACTGGCACTGCTGGAAATACGCAACGGCGAAAGCATGCGCCGCCAGCCTGTAAATATCAACGCGAATCCACGCGTAAAGGTTCCTATGGTGGTGTTGATCAATCAGGGTACCGCGAACGTGGCGGAGGTGCTGGCAGTGGCACTGCGCGACAAGGCGGGGGCAAAGCTGGTGGGTGAACGTACCTTCGGTGATGCGCTGGTGCAAACCTTTATCCCTTTGCCGGACGGCTCCGCGATGACGATAACGACCGGCAAGTTCTTAACGGTAAACGGCGGCGACTTTCACGGCAAAGGCGTGTATCCTGCCGTTTCTGCCCCGACGGTTCCTAAACAGGGGCACGACCTTGCGCTGGAGAAGGCGGTGAGTCTGCTCTCTCAGCGTACAACCAGGCGGGTATAGGAAGGGAGCGGAAAAATGCAAAAGAAGCGTTTGTCGTTTTCGGGATTGGTTCCGCTGTTGATAACGTTTGCCTTTCTGGCGGGCTTTTTCTTCCCCGATATGAAGGCTGGGGGAGTCCGGCGTGCGCTGTACGCCGCGCAGACGGTGCCGCAGCAAGTGAGCCTTGCTTTGCAAATAGAGCAAGACGTCCAGCAGGGGTACCTCTGGCCAGTAGGGCTGTACTGGGAAGCGCTTTCGCATCTGCGCAAACAGTACTATCAACCGGTGAACGAGAAGCAGTTGACATACACGGCCATTCGCGGTATGTTGGCTGCTTTGCACGACCCCTATACCCGTTTTATGGATCCCAACGAGTACCGTAGTATGCAAGAGGATACGCGCGGCGACTTCTTCGGCATCGGGGCGCAATTGCAGGAGAAGGATGGGCAGGTGGTTATCTATCGCCCTATCGAGGGAAGCCCTGCCGATAAAGCCGGGGTGAAAGCGGGCGATGTGATTATAGAGGTAGACCGAAAGCCTATCGCAGGAATGCGTGTGGACGACGTGGTGAAGAAGATTCGTGGTCCACGCGGTACGAAGGTAGAGTTGACCATCCGGCGCAAGGGGGAAGCAAAGCCCCTGCATATCGCTATTGTGCGCGACCTGATTACCTCCCCCGTTGCCTATGCCTATATGGAGGACGAGAAGCTCGGCATTGGGCGCGTACGGCTGGAGCAGTTCAACGAGAAATGCGACCAGATGCTGGTGCAGAAGGTGCGCGAACTGGAAGCAAAGGGCTTGCGCGCGCTTATCCTGGACCTGCGCTACAATCCGGGCGGCTTGCTGAACGTGGCGGTGGATGTAGCCAGCCGATTCATCGACAACGGCGTGGTGGTGTTGATACAGGAGAAGAATGGACAGGTTACCAAGCTGTTCGCTGAAAGAGGTCGCGCTTTTAAACCCTATCCGCTGGTTGTGCTGGTGAACGAGTGGAGCGCCAGTGCGTCCGAAATCGTCGCCGGGGCGATCAGGGATAATAAGCGCGGCGTTATCGTCGGCGAGACCACCTTTGGTAAGGGACTGGTGCAGACCATCTTCCAGCTGCAGGATAACTCGGCGGTCGCCATCACCACCGCGAAATACCTGACCCCCAGCGGTTACGACCTGAATCGGAAGGTAGACCCGGACGGCAAGGAGATAAAACGGGGAGGCATCCAGCCGGATATCGTGGTGAAGCAAAGCGAAGAGATGACTGATATCGATGACCGCGCCCACGA
This Armatimonadota bacterium DNA region includes the following protein-coding sequences:
- a CDS encoding single-stranded DNA-binding protein, whose product is MSSFTSLTGAQTLQRPKTQLRVTDNLDELLAVLPPQVRRALEQEPSLEDLLEVILDLGREPQARFPDRTLQLSNMEVTEADIDYVVQRVGAFGKDNRAGIERTLHRISAIRNRQGRIIGLTCRVGRAVFGTIDIIQDVIERGKSVLMLGRPGIGKTTKLREIARVLADEFNKRVVIVDTSNEIAGDGDIPHPAIGMARRMQVASPELQHAVMIEAVENHMPEVIVIDEIGTEAEAFAARTIAERGVQLIGTAHGNSLENLLMNPTLCDLVGGIQAVTLSDEEARRRGTQKTVLERKAPPTFDIIIEMIEKDKLAIHHDVASTVDRILRGETPRPEVRVRLPDGTIQVVQAGDAPEPARETGTLVVRSSTPRERKQLPATVRIFPYGVSRNRLERAIRELRVPAYIVRDVQQADVVIALKANARREPTRMKEVSARGLPVYVVKSNTYAQIAGSVQDIFAMRPPEGWEEPEPVLDPTEAALLETEAAIQEVLRTSMPVDLSPQNSYIRRLQHQLVEKYRLVSESVGVEPNRRVRISPPT
- the tmk gene encoding thymidylate kinase encodes the protein MSALFITFEGIEGAGKTTLARWLSERLLQEGIPNWLTHEPWEPRLRQVLLEHSDLQREEELLLFLADRAIHTRHIRQTLAEGKKVICDRYADSTLVYQGYARGLDVEWVRQLNRFATGGLQPIRTYLLDLPVEIGLRRQRERNRIGAEEIAFHERVREGFLTEARREPQRYLVLDAMRPLEELQGIIWEDVSGLLV
- the rnc gene encoding ribonuclease 3 is translated as MSPREFCHNLQIPETCAPLIEQALTHRSALADGAAASNERLEFLGDAVLGLIVTEYLYTLFPDCAEGDLSRARALVVSRRTLAQVAKQLGVDNMLRLSAGEEAQGGRQRSSILADAVEALIAAVYLQAGIEEARRFVWRVLGDMIRKAPDASRAHDYKSRLQEKTHALLRQTPEYEVISETGADHDKTFCVQVRLGEVILGTGSGKSKKEAEQAAAREALEKIETAERRRSLY
- the motA gene encoding flagellar motor protein MotA encodes the protein MFVLIGLAVVFGSILVGYTMHGGKVAALIQISEFIIIGGAAFGGVIIGNGISGVQTLIKAVLGLLKPPPVSKDSYMELLQMLFALFTLARKEGLLALERHVESPESSELFAQYPGILANHHALEFLCDTVKVILTGAVGHYELSDLMEIDLETHKEEALKPANMLAKTGDAMPGFGIVAAVLGVVITMQAINGPPEQIGHKVAAALVGTFLGVLMAYGIFQPLSQAVEGRVHAEEEYLQCIRHALLSFARGESPITCVEFARRQIPPAYRPSFREMEESVKGTGRQAAAA
- the motB gene encoding flagellar motor protein MotB; the protein is MAGNEKGGDIRIVKKKHGGHGHHGGAWKVAYADFVTAMMAFFLVMWIIGLSKDIKEAIAAYFKDPVGFMKAVSEGKLAFSVSPDGGAAKAAEKELPAPDEASEKQRMEQAKKEIEKVMEGVPEFKHLKPYVQIQIVDEGLRIELMESSQSVFFMTGSAEVNPPARQLLSRIAKYLAKLPNRIIIEGHTDSRPFSRGGMTNWELSVNRANSARRILEASGLRKGQIYEVRGYADNKLRVPNDPYHYSNRRISLLIAYSKQLR
- the prc gene encoding peptidase S41, which encodes MDVRGSRRILPWFTVALLAFGTGWWLRQQLATLPVANANPRARVTSLQEYSPKQADFAKIVPKDDPSPVSMDLMQLFYSVFKYVEKQHVDYTPEQAKPMAYGAVRAMLQSLNDPNTRFLEPEEARLLQEAAKGTYYGIGAALTVTRKVTQDVERRELTVIAPLPGSPAEKAGLQPGDVITEIDGRWVIAYDPFRQVQRSGVRGSELVKALEEARKRVIAGLDLRKALNALTNKDQGTMTLTVRRGNATIKVKVTPGVLTVEPVTYRLMPGGLGYLRIVQFNTRTSESLKRALAGLGNNLSGLVVDLRNNPGGSLEAASQAAAMLVKSPTLALLEIRNGESMRRQPVNINANPRVKVPMVVLINQGTANVAEVLAVALRDKAGAKLVGERTFGDALVQTFIPLPDGSAMTITTGKFLTVNGGDFHGKGVYPAVSAPTVPKQGHDLALEKAVSLLSQRTTRRV
- a CDS encoding peptidase — its product is MQKKRLSFSGLVPLLITFAFLAGFFFPDMKAGGVRRALYAAQTVPQQVSLALQIEQDVQQGYLWPVGLYWEALSHLRKQYYQPVNEKQLTYTAIRGMLAALHDPYTRFMDPNEYRSMQEDTRGDFFGIGAQLQEKDGQVVIYRPIEGSPADKAGVKAGDVIIEVDRKPIAGMRVDDVVKKIRGPRGTKVELTIRRKGEAKPLHIAIVRDLITSPVAYAYMEDEKLGIGRVRLEQFNEKCDQMLVQKVRELEAKGLRALILDLRYNPGGLLNVAVDVASRFIDNGVVVLIQEKNGQVTKLFAERGRAFKPYPLVVLVNEWSASASEIVAGAIRDNKRGVIVGETTFGKGLVQTIFQLQDNSAVAITTAKYLTPSGYDLNRKVDPDGKEIKRGGIQPDIVVKQSEEMTDIDDRAHDVQLQRAIEYLREKLTTPVVASSQ